One genomic window of Hydra vulgaris chromosome 03, alternate assembly HydraT2T_AEP includes the following:
- the LOC100211297 gene encoding protein adenylyltransferase Fic produces MRWRKTLVVFTLLSLLLVSYVMLKVAYNRIIFWLNDNKYPNRTSLALLTITDEKHEVFDANTILQRDVQNEGVALEANIIMQKAISLYHEGDNEKAIKLLKHCKSLTPRNPDVLNAYGEVIEPRDIIDADHHYALALVIYPGHLRAKENKNRCSSKVKAKDMEMLQRIESKRLALTEIPEGNAALNRAKLEAYYRHIYHTNGIEGNTLTLSMTRAILETGMAVGGKSILEHNEVLGMDLALKYINVTLVNEPGPVNLEHILQIHKRVLGYTHPLDAGLYRQEQVYVGDHIPPNPLDMVKYLDAFQKWLSSIDITLLHPIEMAALSHYKLVYIHPFIDGNGRTSRLLMNLFLMRAGYPPVIIRKEQRYEYYELLQTANMGDVRPFIRFVARCTEDTLDEYLSSVTVRQLNSDSDSSENGAQIMECFNPFNQASSLTQEHTYNTKCAKLI; encoded by the exons ATGAGATGGAGAAAAACGTTAGTTGTTTTTACATTACTCTCTCTGCTATTAGTTTCTTATGTGATGTTGAAAGTGGCCTATAATCGTATTATATTTTGGTTAAATGACAACAAGTATCCAAATAGAACTTCTCTTGCTTTGCTAACTATTACTGATGAAAAACATGAAGTATTTGATGCTAACACAATATTACAGAGAGATGTTCAAAATGAag GAGTTGCATTGGAAGCCAATATTATTATGCAAAAAGCTATTAGTTTATATCATGAGGGTGATAATGAAAAAGCTATCAAACTATTAAAACATTGCAAATCTTTGACTCCTAGAAACCCAGATGTTCTTAACGCATACGGAGAAGTAATAGAACCACGTGATATTATAGATGCTGATCATCATTATGCATTAGCTTTGGTTATTTACCCCGGTCATCTTCGtgcaaaagaaaacaaaaacagatgTTCATCTAAGGTAAAAGCCAAAGACATGGAAATGCTTCAAAGGATTGAATCAAAACGCCTTGCATTAACAGAAATTCCAGAAGGAAATGCTGCTTTAAATAGAGCAAAACTTGAGGCATATTATAGGCATATATATCATACAAATGGGATTGAAGGTAATACTTTGACTTTATCAATGACAAGAGCTATTCTAGAAACAGGAATGGCAGTTGGAGGCAAAAGTATTCTAGAACATAATGAAGTACTTGGAATGGATTTGGCACTCAAATATATTAATGTAACTTTAGTCAATGAACCTGGTCCAGTTAATCTTGAACACATTTTGCAAATACATAAGCGAGTATTAGGTTATACACACCCTCTTGATGCTGGATTATACAGACAAGAGCAAGTATATGTAG gtgaTCACATTCCCCCAAACCCTTTGGATATGGTGAAATATTTAGATGCATTTCAAAAATGGTTGTCATCAATTGATATTACATTGTTGCATCCTATAGAAATGGCCGCTCTATCTCAttataaacttgtttatatTCATCCATTCATTGATGGCAATGGAAGAACATCAAGATTACTTATGAACTTATTTCTAATGCGAGCTGGCTATCCACCAGTTATAATACGTAAAGAGCAGAGGTATGAGTATTATGAACTTTTACAAACTGCGAACATGGGTGATGTTAGACCATTTATACGTTTTGTTGCAAGGTGTACGGAGGATACTTTAGATGAATATTTATCTTCTGTAACTGTGCGCCAGTTAAACTCAGACTCTGACTCTTCAGAAAACGGGGCACAAATCATGGAGTGTTTCAACCCATTTAATCAAGCATCTTCGTTAACACAAGAACATACCTATAATACAAAGTGTGCAAAGCTCAtatag